The Sediminispirochaeta smaragdinae DSM 11293 genome has a segment encoding these proteins:
- a CDS encoding PIG-L deacetylase family protein: MSFSWHARHGVAEFGSKAGETWLFVVPHDDDAVIGAGLAVAAGVQARCNVTVAITTDGRLGYCDDHERKNIAEIREAETREALNALGNPDCRFLSFPDGDLFTRRGRSLSSDAPNGGLQGAYTALLREVRPDRLFLCSNSDLHPDHKIVYEELIISLFHATGDIWPELGKTLAEVPQIFEYPIYCALSGEPDYCLAADKEGFGAKLAAIAAYQSQRQISALLDKVRSGGGYEFFRRIRFDLYDPHDYLALFPGIGDSR, translated from the coding sequence ATGAGCTTTTCCTGGCACGCCCGCCATGGGGTGGCGGAGTTTGGATCTAAGGCCGGAGAAACATGGCTTTTCGTCGTTCCCCACGATGATGATGCGGTCATCGGTGCAGGTCTTGCCGTTGCAGCGGGTGTACAAGCCCGTTGCAACGTGACGGTAGCCATTACCACCGACGGTCGTTTGGGGTACTGCGACGATCATGAGCGGAAGAACATCGCCGAAATTCGTGAGGCAGAGACCAGAGAGGCCCTTAACGCCCTCGGCAATCCCGACTGTCGGTTTCTCTCCTTTCCCGATGGAGACCTTTTTACCCGGCGGGGCCGCTCCCTCTCCTCAGATGCGCCGAATGGAGGACTTCAGGGCGCCTATACGGCTCTGCTTCGGGAGGTGCGCCCCGATCGCCTCTTCCTGTGCAGCAACTCGGACCTCCATCCCGATCATAAGATTGTCTATGAAGAGCTCATTATTTCCCTTTTCCATGCCACAGGGGATATCTGGCCGGAGCTCGGCAAAACCCTTGCCGAGGTTCCTCAGATTTTTGAATATCCCATCTACTGTGCCCTTTCCGGCGAGCCCGATTACTGTCTTGCCGCCGACAAGGAGGGGTTTGGGGCAAAGCTCGCCGCTATTGCCGCTTACCAGAGTCAGCGACAGATATCTGCCCTGCTCGATAAGGTTAGAAGCGGCGGCGGATATGAATTCTTTCGAAGGATCCGTTTCGATCTATACGATCCTCATGATTATCTGGCCCTTTTCCCGGGGATAGGAGATTCCAGATGA
- a CDS encoding SIS domain-containing protein: protein MNGTDARYADFSLVKEMLESPDVIRRMDVEAVKKLAGELTGIKGPFLLSGEGSSRIFPAKRARIEALRRGSALLPVVEGATQALEYPLAGGVAFVASNSGKTKEGLRLVRSAKKRGIKSVGIVANAGTPIADEADHTIVLSCGPEAAVAATKSVIEQALVYHTIFAERAGFPVPDREKLASALDAVLHAAPAKEIVDAVTKAKTLFWAGRNDGVAEELTLKTNEISRKRSDFLEGTYAVHGIEEVMTPDDVVILVNPFPEEEAKLKQTLADGVGLTVVAIASRQTSFPTFVVPALEGADEYLQLAAGWNLLVEVGINCGVKLDQTTRARKVGNEMETSK, encoded by the coding sequence ATGAACGGAACGGATGCACGATATGCCGATTTTTCTCTTGTTAAGGAGATGCTGGAGAGCCCCGATGTGATTCGTCGAATGGACGTTGAGGCGGTAAAAAAGTTGGCTGGGGAGCTTACAGGGATAAAGGGGCCCTTTCTCCTCTCCGGAGAAGGTTCTTCCCGGATTTTCCCGGCCAAGCGGGCGAGAATCGAGGCCCTGCGCAGAGGTTCTGCCCTTCTTCCTGTGGTGGAAGGGGCAACCCAGGCGCTGGAATATCCCCTGGCCGGCGGCGTCGCCTTTGTGGCCAGTAATTCCGGCAAAACGAAGGAAGGCCTTCGCCTGGTCCGCAGCGCCAAAAAACGGGGAATAAAGAGCGTCGGTATTGTTGCCAACGCCGGAACCCCCATCGCCGACGAGGCCGATCACACCATCGTCCTCTCCTGCGGTCCTGAAGCGGCTGTTGCGGCAACCAAAAGTGTTATCGAACAGGCCCTTGTCTACCACACCATCTTTGCCGAACGTGCCGGTTTTCCTGTTCCCGACAGGGAAAAGCTTGCGTCCGCTCTTGATGCGGTTTTGCATGCCGCCCCTGCAAAAGAGATCGTCGATGCGGTGACCAAGGCCAAGACCCTCTTTTGGGCGGGAAGGAACGACGGGGTTGCCGAAGAATTGACCCTCAAGACCAACGAAATTTCCCGCAAGCGTTCGGATTTTCTCGAAGGAACCTATGCCGTTCACGGGATCGAAGAGGTGATGACACCGGATGATGTGGTGATCCTTGTGAATCCCTTCCCCGAGGAAGAGGCGAAGCTGAAACAGACCCTTGCGGATGGGGTGGGACTTACGGTAGTTGCCATTGCCTCCAGGCAGACCTCTTTCCCGACCTTTGTTGTTCCTGCTCTTGAAGGGGCCGATGAATATCTGCAGCTTGCAGCCGGCTGGAACCTCCTTGTAGAGGTGGGTATCAACTGTGGCGTTAAGCTTGATCAGACCACCCGGGCACGGAAGGTCGGAAACGAAATGGAGACATCGAAATGA
- a CDS encoding diphosphate--fructose-6-phosphate 1-phosphotransferase — protein sequence MKGNILIGQSGGPTSVINASLAGAVEGVLEAGARGKIFGMQFGIEGFLEDRLIDLGALSSDERKLLALTPSSALGSCRYKLKDDDLPVILERLKKQDIRYLFLAGGNDTMDTIHRIEAFARKEGYELYGVGIPKTVDNDLFGTDHTPGYGSAARYTALSLLQSGQLARDMQRVDRFVIHQTVGREAGWLAASSIMAKQGEGDAPHLIYLPERPLSREQVLKDVQECIKAYGFCSIVCGEGIIWRDGTPVSASAAKDGFSNIEFGAMGGTSAAISLHQLIHEETGYRGEFQITESLSMCADDRASATDRSEAFSCGLEAARLAASGGSGSMICMERLAGDYAVRYGTVPLSEVAVRAKPMPDHYINESGNGVTDAFLDYLRPLVGDMPKYQRLW from the coding sequence ATGAAGGGTAATATTCTTATCGGACAATCGGGCGGCCCAACCTCAGTCATCAACGCTTCCCTTGCGGGAGCGGTGGAGGGAGTGCTTGAGGCCGGAGCGAGGGGCAAGATATTCGGCATGCAATTCGGTATCGAGGGCTTTCTGGAGGATCGTCTCATCGACCTTGGGGCTCTGTCTTCCGATGAACGGAAATTGCTGGCGCTCACCCCCTCTTCCGCCCTCGGCTCGTGCCGTTACAAATTAAAAGACGATGACCTGCCGGTTATTCTCGAGCGACTGAAAAAACAGGATATACGCTATCTTTTTCTTGCCGGTGGGAACGACACCATGGACACCATCCACAGAATAGAGGCCTTTGCCCGTAAAGAGGGCTATGAACTCTACGGAGTCGGCATCCCGAAGACCGTGGATAATGATCTTTTTGGTACGGATCACACCCCCGGCTACGGCTCTGCTGCCAGATACACCGCCCTTTCTCTCCTTCAGTCGGGGCAGCTTGCCAGGGACATGCAGCGGGTCGATCGTTTTGTGATCCACCAGACCGTCGGACGGGAAGCGGGATGGCTTGCCGCATCGTCGATAATGGCGAAGCAGGGTGAGGGAGATGCTCCCCATCTTATCTATCTGCCGGAACGGCCCTTGTCCAGGGAGCAGGTTTTGAAAGATGTACAAGAATGCATCAAGGCCTACGGATTTTGTTCGATCGTCTGCGGAGAGGGCATCATCTGGCGTGACGGGACCCCTGTTTCGGCCTCTGCCGCGAAGGACGGGTTTTCAAATATCGAGTTTGGGGCCATGGGCGGTACCAGCGCCGCTATCTCGCTTCATCAGCTGATCCATGAGGAGACCGGCTACCGGGGAGAGTTCCAGATCACCGAAAGCCTTTCCATGTGTGCCGATGACCGGGCAAGTGCCACCGATCGAAGCGAGGCCTTTTCCTGTGGGCTTGAGGCTGCAAGGCTTGCGGCCTCCGGCGGAAGCGGAAGCATGATTTGCATGGAGCGCCTTGCCGGGGATTATGCCGTCCGATACGGTACTGTCCCCTTATCCGAGGTCGCTGTACGGGCAAAGCCCATGCCGGATCACTATATCAATGAGTCGGGAAACGGGGTCACCGATGCCTTTCTCGACTACCTTCGCCCCCTTGTGGGCGATATGCCGAAGTATCAGCGATTGTGGTAG
- a CDS encoding ROK family transcriptional regulator: MYQQDRKAQTILRIIGELQKRGFASRSALATALSLYTSTVSIRMKELLDWGIIREVGRGESGSSGGRKATLVELDPGYGSFGGIYLAHDRVTASLFTPGLQESDRRTLSLAGMGEADVLAELAEVARWLGSASSTIPLRGIGFAASSVVSGGGRVGSSSHFPWNLGEVPGLLADQAHCSLICSDNDANAAALADASLLDSERPNLLHLLVYGNVPTIGSGIFLDGRLYRGSEGGAGELDEGLWPLEGDIALQVLRLGRLLGRFLDVDAIFISGVLDEEAKRRLERSGDAEAPKGSVRFVDDPCWVEKGAALMALHEHIEIITGVKHEG, from the coding sequence ATGTACCAGCAAGATCGAAAGGCACAGACAATCCTCCGTATTATCGGCGAATTGCAAAAGCGTGGCTTTGCCAGTCGCAGCGCTCTTGCCACCGCTCTTTCACTCTACACCTCGACGGTCAGCATCAGGATGAAAGAGCTCCTTGACTGGGGCATTATCCGGGAAGTCGGCAGGGGAGAGAGCGGCAGTTCCGGGGGAAGGAAGGCAACCCTTGTGGAACTCGATCCCGGCTACGGGAGTTTCGGAGGCATCTACCTTGCCCATGATCGGGTGACCGCATCGCTTTTTACTCCGGGCTTGCAGGAATCCGACCGCCGAACACTCTCCCTGGCGGGAATGGGCGAAGCGGATGTTTTGGCCGAGCTGGCGGAAGTTGCACGGTGGCTTGGCTCCGCATCTTCCACCATACCCCTTCGGGGGATCGGCTTCGCAGCCTCTTCGGTGGTCTCCGGTGGAGGACGAGTCGGTTCCTCCTCCCATTTTCCCTGGAACCTCGGGGAGGTCCCGGGGCTTCTGGCCGATCAGGCACACTGTTCGCTTATCTGTTCCGACAATGATGCGAATGCCGCCGCCCTGGCCGATGCCTCTTTGCTCGATAGTGAGCGTCCGAACCTGCTTCATCTTTTGGTCTACGGCAATGTCCCCACCATCGGAAGCGGTATCTTTCTCGACGGAAGGCTGTACCGTGGTTCGGAGGGCGGGGCCGGTGAGCTGGATGAAGGGCTGTGGCCGCTGGAGGGGGATATCGCCCTTCAGGTGCTGCGGCTCGGCAGGCTTTTGGGGCGCTTTCTGGATGTTGACGCAATATTCATCTCCGGTGTTCTCGACGAGGAGGCGAAAAGGAGATTGGAGCGTTCTGGGGATGCGGAAGCGCCGAAGGGGTCGGTTCGTTTTGTCGACGATCCTTGCTGGGTAGAGAAGGGGGCTGCACTCATGGCCCTCCACGAACATATCGAAATCATTACGGGAGTAAAACATGAAGGGTAA
- a CDS encoding aldehyde ferredoxin oxidoreductase N-terminal domain-containing protein, producing MNRGSIHTIRHIFLSDRRFEDEGLPEELFEHFLGGSGIAAELFSLFPSASLFIAPGLLTGSSLPFSGGWSAVMLAKKNGSRPMLLETFGQGSFGKSIASCGLDGLLFHGISPESTILHISPNKVRFFSTPLAIDLNDPIELEQRLLEDMAGKGKEGAVLCIGKAAREGNPSAALVHEGRTLPAGGGTGLFLGSLKLTAITIERGGQQRLPVEKEAFKNLAETSEATIRDLVTRKGVAAFMPTGARGLLLVRMAGYLPIRPRVDDRMLLPFVEGLGTVGLLAPALAAGLIPEGKGEGKMHRKEALLFRKMTTGGCKGCPFPCTGQLRIEGRYGEMSMPDYVDLAVPISLLGIRHTADALQFVEHARRRGMDPASAAKGLFRLIEEKSIRPGDIDAVLEFLDKPSEHQVPDHPNLFPFSFDPLAALTPHIDTIRDRNVPFTLAEYQIGTWWKQIKGLPRPAMLYHKKEDFWVEREKATIAIAVAQRNHLLVAAGICHQARLISEKHFPLFSLLNAFTGLERTPKGYLEMGKRIMERRKELFPLPPIKVEDERIAGILSFVDEPVDKLLLT from the coding sequence ATGAACAGAGGCTCCATACATACCATACGACACATATTTCTTTCCGATCGGCGTTTTGAAGACGAAGGGCTTCCGGAAGAACTTTTTGAGCATTTCCTTGGAGGAAGCGGCATAGCCGCAGAACTCTTTTCACTATTTCCAAGCGCAAGCCTTTTTATCGCTCCGGGATTACTGACGGGTAGCTCTCTCCCCTTTTCCGGCGGATGGAGCGCCGTAATGCTCGCGAAAAAGAATGGCTCCCGGCCCATGCTTCTTGAAACCTTTGGCCAAGGGAGTTTCGGGAAAAGTATCGCAAGCTGCGGCTTGGACGGTCTTTTATTTCACGGTATCTCCCCGGAAAGCACAATCCTCCACATTAGCCCGAACAAAGTCCGTTTTTTCTCAACGCCCTTAGCCATCGATTTGAATGATCCCATCGAACTCGAGCAGAGACTCCTCGAAGATATGGCAGGGAAGGGGAAAGAGGGGGCTGTGCTCTGTATCGGAAAGGCGGCACGGGAAGGCAATCCGTCGGCAGCCCTTGTTCACGAGGGAAGGACACTTCCCGCCGGAGGCGGAACAGGGCTCTTTTTGGGTTCATTGAAGCTTACGGCCATAACAATCGAAAGGGGAGGACAGCAACGTCTTCCTGTCGAGAAGGAAGCGTTTAAGAATCTTGCCGAGACAAGTGAAGCGACCATCCGGGACCTCGTGACACGGAAAGGCGTTGCCGCTTTTATGCCCACAGGAGCCAGGGGGCTCCTTCTGGTACGGATGGCCGGATACCTCCCCATTCGGCCGAGGGTCGACGACCGTATGCTCCTGCCCTTTGTCGAGGGGCTCGGAACCGTGGGGCTGCTTGCCCCTGCCCTTGCGGCCGGGCTCATCCCCGAAGGGAAAGGGGAAGGGAAAATGCACAGAAAGGAGGCTCTCCTCTTTCGAAAAATGACCACCGGCGGTTGTAAGGGCTGCCCCTTTCCCTGTACCGGCCAACTACGGATCGAAGGAAGATACGGAGAGATGAGCATGCCAGATTACGTCGACCTGGCCGTTCCGATCTCCCTGCTCGGCATCCGTCATACCGCCGACGCCCTCCAGTTCGTCGAACACGCAAGAAGAAGGGGCATGGATCCCGCCTCTGCGGCAAAAGGATTGTTTCGCCTCATAGAAGAAAAAAGTATCCGCCCTGGTGACATCGATGCCGTTTTGGAATTCCTTGATAAGCCGTCGGAACATCAGGTTCCGGACCATCCTAATCTCTTTCCCTTTTCCTTCGACCCTTTGGCCGCATTAACACCCCATATAGACACCATACGGGATCGAAACGTCCCCTTTACCCTCGCCGAATATCAGATCGGTACGTGGTGGAAACAGATCAAAGGACTTCCAAGACCCGCCATGTTGTATCACAAAAAGGAGGACTTTTGGGTTGAAAGGGAGAAGGCCACTATCGCCATTGCCGTTGCACAGCGGAACCATCTGCTTGTCGCTGCGGGAATCTGTCATCAGGCCCGGCTGATAAGCGAAAAACATTTCCCGCTTTTCTCCCTGCTTAATGCATTCACAGGCCTGGAGCGAACGCCCAAGGGCTATCTGGAAATGGGAAAACGCATCATGGAAAGGAGAAAAGAACTCTTTCCACTGCCTCCTATCAAGGTCGAAGATGAGCGGATAGCCGGAATTCTCTCCTTTGTCGACGAACCCGTTGATAAACTTCTCTTGACATAA
- a CDS encoding arsenate reductase ArsC, with product MGNGETVRVLVVCIHNSARSQMAETYLNAMGHGKVEAESAGLEPGKLNPIVVRAMKEDGYDISGNTTKSVFDFRKEGRRYDYVIAVCDKEAEERCPIFPGAGKRLHWPFGDPSSFQGTEEEKLAYTRKIRDEIKEEVQLFLSRL from the coding sequence ATGGGAAACGGGGAAACGGTACGGGTACTTGTCGTCTGCATCCATAATAGCGCACGCAGCCAAATGGCAGAAACCTATCTAAACGCCATGGGCCATGGAAAGGTCGAAGCCGAGAGTGCGGGATTGGAGCCGGGGAAGCTTAACCCCATAGTCGTACGGGCCATGAAGGAAGATGGTTACGACATTTCAGGCAACACCACGAAGAGTGTTTTCGATTTCCGCAAGGAAGGGCGTCGTTACGATTACGTTATAGCGGTCTGCGACAAAGAGGCGGAGGAACGGTGTCCCATCTTTCCCGGAGCAGGGAAGCGACTTCACTGGCCCTTTGGAGACCCTTCAAGTTTTCAGGGTACTGAAGAGGAAAAGCTGGCCTATACGAGAAAAATCAGGGATGAGATAAAAGAAGAAGTTCAGCTTTTCTTATCCCGCTTATGA